The Calothrix sp. PCC 7507 DNA segment AATTAACAGACAAGCGGGGCGTTGTTGAAGAACGGTTGTCAAAGCACTCAATAAAAATTGCTGTCCTTTCTTCTCTCGCAATTCTCCACAAAATCCTAACACTGCTTCATCAGGGGCAATTCCCAACGATTCCCTAGTAATTTCTCCCCTCTCTGCTGGGAAAGAAAATATTTCTGTGTCAACGGCATTTTTTAGCACCAAGACATCATCCCGCCCACTAAGTAGCTGAATTTTGCGAGACATATCAGCACTTACCGCCGTGATTACCTCCGCGTGTTGCAGCGTCCATTGCAGGCGGGCAAAGTCTCCTGGGGGGAACATTTCGCGGTCAATATCGTTACCACGGGCACTGACTGTACTAGCTATGCCTTTAAGTGCTGCGAACCAGGTAGCTAAAAAACCACTAGGAAATAAATAATGTCCCCATACCGCATCATAAGCATGGGAGGAGTGTAACCAGTCCAAGACATTTAATGTATGGGGCATCGTCATATCCCAGTGACGATATAACCCAATCCGATATACCCGGTATTTATCTCCTTCCTGGGGTGGCAAAACTTCGCCCGGTTGCAGGTAACGACTCCAGGTGACTACATCAATTTTTATACCGAGTTGGGACAGTGTAGTCGCTAGCCGTGTGGCACTAGTAGCTACACCTCCTAAATCTGGTGCAAATCTTTCTGTAATTAACAGTAGCCGTTTCATTTCTCGCCTACCATAATCCCACGACCTGACAATGCTGCATAAACGAGGTTAGGCGATCGCATATCACCTTCTAGATAAGTTATTCCAGGAAACAACAATGTATTAGGATCGCTGATAGCAATCCAAGTTTTACCCATATCTACTGATTTATACATCGTATCTTTTTTCGCGCCTCCCACACGACCAAAGATGTAAATATACGGTTTTTGCTCT contains these protein-coding regions:
- a CDS encoding glycosyltransferase; the encoded protein is MKRLLLITERFAPDLGGVATSATRLATTLSQLGIKIDVVTWSRYLQPGEVLPPQEGDKYRVYRIGLYRHWDMTMPHTLNVLDWLHSSHAYDAVWGHYLFPSGFLATWFAALKGIASTVSARGNDIDREMFPPGDFARLQWTLQHAEVITAVSADMSRKIQLLSGRDDVLVLKNAVDTEIFSFPAERGEITRESLGIAPDEAVLGFCGELREKKGQQFLLSALTTVLQQRPACLLIIGEVRASQESVLQLYKTHQPENAQRVVITGHLPNQEKVAEHLRLCDVYLQPSLWEGMPNALLEAMACGCCCIGSDAGGIPEVILHGENGFVLPRSHLHKLGEAVLECLAMSPEDKNRLRQAARDRILTQYSIAQEKFQLHTLIDCLIPNSA